Proteins found in one Bacilli bacterium PM5-9 genomic segment:
- a CDS encoding hypothetical protein (product_source=Hypo-rule applied; cath_funfam=2.60.40.10; pfam=PF00388; smart=SM00148; superfamily=50370,51695,63380,69189; transmembrane_helix_parts=Inside_1_11,TMhelix_12_34,Outside_35_1605,TMhelix_1606_1628,Inside_1629_1633) produces MHKRSVLKNKVVILFFAFLLSFNIFVIKDINAIIETGDIKNSLKDSTVVITPDGYYRNVSVDDDGSLPGKVLHLYNIGTTSKFRLEWYDGKKGEEDDGYLISHFKRFDERGKSELFWDVQGTGKPKAGGEIHVWTRDDSDSRQNWNLERNSDGTYYIVNSLSKINSLKDEDSKKLYVSLEKFDDANNVELKLSEKPFKWNIEVIDADDAKRYDYSTYSSARKWMKNLPDEMMLSEVNMPGVHDAATGHVTGDAVAQSSLAQTQRYYIDEMLKVGVRSFDLRLGYGDDPSLVHGTEFAECKKRDNKVLHLSDVMSWMRKFLSDNPSESIVISLKSDKTFGNDEKITLAMEKYLKDYPDLFWTEQKTPTVKQARGKIIVLRRYNLEGNKASNKDKMGLDVTNWDEHNTSSTAKRAHRILNINSSIKGELGAEVWIQDYYSTDETDKKKFIEGTFEQTATETHNRDAYFFNFTSIADGPPIGTARTINRDIRHSEYIKPTSNDFVGIVMMDYIDGYWAKKIYEKNFASPRLDITFPTSIKAEYGDKWSEVDLVGSSIKYGNGYFKIEDLANHPEVSDTGKKIQVFYVEPREYGDDYIVPGPFIPLEVTPEKIEIGVNSYSVPYASKKGDDGYVDPTNISDMYVMAGSGKGELKFDDTVESIGVRVFAHDNNVPILDTMKTGEFKLDGDLSKASKNYTYTFSNLARSYYKVIKRTADLSWTKLNYIHVGDAIGENGPNATIKNLVTGDDCLVDKYEYYQEKGNKLIPLTNSYKEAGYYIVKAISLKGDDSNKYVLKTGKSNEEKRFYVRASAEAVMPEKAIVTYGETLDTAIFEGGSGSGTFTLVSDDSSKKLEVGTYTTGYQVHFEPDNILVDTPKDADILLKVIPRDISFKLKTSPEREYGNELITLTKKDLVLNGGTYGYQDSIDSLNITLKIVDNSDYDISGYNTTGIDNLKYNLAPIDTYRIVKNDSDLNKNYNVSVEEGSYEIKPRLIAIEWVDYSNLVYDGTSKNVKAVINNLVANNTSYEDCYLVIDGGDKINAGVHQATITGLAGNDAKNYQISDGTLLEKDYSIAKRVVNLSWTNINYIRIGDEIGVNGPSATINNLVNSDDCIIASYEYYKVVNDDLVLINDKYNDSGFHVVKAISLSGSDSSNYQILKDKSNEERRFFVRASDEAVMPEKAILTYGDTFDKAQFEGGSGSGTFTLTNTDGSLYPNVGEYSSGYTVHFEPDNILVDTPKDASIVLEVIPRDISFKVNKLYQEEYGNELASFTNSDLDLIEGSYAYSENINSLNISLKIVDENDYDLSNYNISDSTSKKYNRASVGVYRIVNDADVSNKNYNITIENGSYTIKQRRVMFEWDGYENLVYTGNKVNIKANITNLVPKDSLKRTYDYDDCNLLVANGRKINAGTYQALIVRLIGKDSSNYYVEKGINLGQVYTIDKASPSVVFPNEAVITYGQSVDKAIFDGSESSSVSGDFFFVKSDDKPNAGIETREMYFDAKDMNNYNRVLGNTKLIIEQAAPKIPSGFSAKIGSNEKLPLLKTFILPKGWTWKNPNQSVKKGTYAYKANYHDDNGNYFDMIDVDINVKITQDSSDKNPDKKPPKTGSEYGSYVLTLSYFITMLSVYAFVSKKSKQ; encoded by the coding sequence ATGCATAAAAGAAGTGTCTTGAAAAATAAGGTAGTTATCTTATTTTTTGCCTTTTTATTGTCTTTTAATATTTTTGTTATAAAAGATATTAACGCTATAATTGAAACAGGAGATATAAAAAATTCCTTGAAAGACTCAACGGTTGTTATTACTCCTGATGGGTATTATCGTAATGTTAGTGTTGATGATGATGGATCACTTCCTGGAAAAGTCCTACATCTTTATAATATTGGTACTACTTCAAAATTTAGACTTGAATGGTATGATGGTAAAAAGGGTGAAGAAGATGATGGTTATCTTATAAGTCATTTTAAAAGATTTGATGAAAGAGGAAAATCAGAACTTTTTTGGGATGTTCAAGGAACTGGCAAACCAAAAGCTGGTGGAGAAATTCATGTTTGGACACGAGATGATTCTGATTCTCGCCAAAATTGGAATTTAGAGCGTAATAGTGATGGTACATATTATATTGTTAATAGTTTAAGTAAAATTAACAGTTTAAAAGATGAAGATTCAAAAAAGTTATATGTTTCATTAGAGAAATTTGATGATGCAAATAATGTTGAGTTGAAATTAAGTGAAAAACCATTTAAATGGAATATTGAGGTTATTGATGCTGATGATGCCAAAAGATATGATTATAGTACTTATTCTTCTGCTAGAAAATGGATGAAAAATTTACCAGATGAAATGATGCTTTCCGAAGTTAATATGCCAGGTGTTCATGATGCAGCAACTGGGCATGTTACTGGGGACGCTGTTGCTCAATCATCACTAGCTCAAACTCAAAGATATTACATTGATGAAATGTTGAAGGTTGGAGTTCGATCATTTGATCTTCGCTTAGGATATGGTGATGATCCTAGTTTGGTTCATGGTACTGAATTTGCAGAGTGCAAAAAAAGAGACAATAAAGTATTACACTTATCTGATGTTATGAGTTGGATGAGAAAATTTTTAAGTGATAATCCAAGTGAATCTATAGTCATAAGTCTTAAAAGTGATAAAACTTTTGGTAACGATGAAAAAATTACTTTAGCTATGGAGAAATATTTAAAAGACTATCCTGATTTATTTTGGACTGAACAAAAAACTCCTACTGTTAAACAAGCTCGTGGTAAAATAATTGTTTTACGTCGTTATAATTTAGAAGGCAATAAAGCAAGCAATAAAGATAAAATGGGTCTTGATGTAACTAATTGGGATGAACATAATACAAGTTCTACAGCAAAAAGGGCACATCGAATTTTAAATATTAATTCATCAATTAAAGGCGAGTTAGGTGCTGAAGTTTGGATTCAAGATTACTATAGTACTGATGAAACTGACAAGAAAAAGTTTATTGAAGGAACATTTGAACAAACAGCAACCGAAACTCATAATCGAGATGCTTATTTCTTTAATTTCACTAGTATAGCTGATGGGCCACCAATAGGCACTGCAAGAACAATTAATCGAGATATTCGTCATAGTGAATATATTAAACCAACATCAAATGACTTTGTTGGAATTGTAATGATGGATTATATTGATGGATATTGGGCTAAGAAAATTTATGAAAAAAACTTTGCATCTCCAAGATTAGATATTACTTTTCCAACTTCTATTAAGGCTGAATATGGTGATAAGTGGAGTGAAGTTGATTTAGTTGGTTCTTCAATAAAATATGGTAATGGTTATTTTAAAATTGAAGATTTAGCTAATCATCCTGAAGTAAGTGATACTGGTAAAAAAATTCAAGTATTTTATGTAGAACCACGAGAATATGGTGATGATTATATTGTACCGGGTCCTTTTATACCATTAGAAGTAACTCCAGAAAAAATTGAAATAGGTGTTAATTCATATTCTGTTCCTTATGCTTCTAAAAAAGGCGATGATGGATATGTTGATCCAACCAATATTAGTGATATGTATGTTATGGCTGGTAGTGGTAAAGGTGAATTAAAATTTGATGATACTGTAGAAAGTATTGGAGTTAGAGTTTTTGCGCATGATAATAATGTACCTATTCTTGATACAATGAAAACAGGAGAATTTAAATTAGATGGTGATTTATCTAAAGCCTCTAAAAACTACACATATACTTTTAGTAATCTTGCAAGAAGTTATTATAAAGTTATTAAACGAACTGCTGATTTATCTTGGACCAAACTTAATTATATTCATGTTGGTGATGCAATAGGGGAAAATGGACCAAATGCAACTATTAAAAACCTTGTTACAGGTGATGATTGTCTTGTTGATAAATATGAATATTACCAAGAGAAAGGAAATAAACTAATTCCATTAACTAATAGCTATAAGGAAGCAGGTTATTATATTGTTAAAGCTATCTCATTAAAAGGTGATGACAGTAATAAGTATGTCTTAAAGACAGGAAAAAGTAATGAAGAAAAACGTTTTTATGTTCGTGCAAGTGCTGAAGCAGTAATGCCAGAAAAAGCAATTGTTACTTATGGTGAAACACTTGATACAGCAATTTTCGAGGGTGGTTCTGGTAGTGGTACTTTTACATTAGTTAGTGATGATAGTTCAAAAAAATTAGAAGTTGGAACATATACAACTGGATATCAAGTTCATTTTGAACCAGATAATATCTTAGTTGATACACCAAAAGATGCTGATATATTACTTAAAGTTATCCCAAGAGATATATCATTTAAGTTGAAAACATCACCAGAAAGAGAATATGGTAATGAATTAATAACTTTAACAAAAAAAGATCTTGTTTTAAATGGTGGAACATATGGCTATCAAGATAGTATTGATTCATTGAATATTACATTAAAAATTGTTGATAATAGTGATTATGATATAAGTGGATATAATACAACTGGTATTGATAATCTAAAATATAATCTAGCTCCCATTGATACATATCGTATTGTGAAAAATGATAGTGATTTAAATAAAAATTATAATGTTAGTGTTGAAGAAGGTTCTTATGAAATTAAACCACGATTGATTGCTATTGAATGGGTAGATTATAGTAACCTTGTTTATGATGGCACTAGTAAAAATGTTAAAGCAGTAATTAATAATTTAGTAGCAAATAACACTTCATATGAAGATTGTTATTTAGTTATTGATGGCGGAGATAAAATAAATGCTGGTGTGCATCAAGCAACAATTACTGGGTTAGCTGGTAATGATGCTAAAAATTATCAAATTTCAGATGGAACGCTTTTAGAAAAAGATTATTCTATTGCAAAACGTGTTGTTAATTTAAGTTGGACAAATATTAACTATATTCGCATTGGTGATGAAATAGGAGTTAATGGACCAAGTGCAACTATAAATAATCTTGTTAATAGTGATGATTGCATAATTGCAAGTTATGAATATTATAAAGTAGTTAATGATGATTTAGTTTTAATTAATGATAAATACAATGATTCAGGATTCCATGTTGTTAAGGCAATATCGTTAAGTGGAAGTGATAGTAGTAATTATCAAATCTTAAAAGATAAAAGTAATGAAGAACGACGCTTCTTTGTTAGAGCATCTGATGAAGCTGTAATGCCTGAAAAAGCTATATTAACTTATGGAGATACTTTTGATAAGGCTCAATTTGAAGGTGGTTCAGGAAGTGGAACATTTACTTTAACTAATACAGATGGTTCATTATATCCAAATGTTGGCGAGTATTCTAGTGGGTATACAGTACATTTTGAACCAGATAATATCTTAGTTGATACACCAAAAGATGCTAGTATAGTACTTGAAGTTATCCCAAGAGATATTTCTTTTAAAGTTAATAAATTATACCAAGAAGAATATGGAAATGAACTTGCTTCATTCACAAATAGTGATCTTGATTTGATTGAGGGTAGTTATGCGTATAGCGAAAATATTAATTCATTAAATATTTCATTAAAAATTGTTGATGAAAATGATTATGACTTAAGTAATTACAATATTAGTGATAGTACATCTAAAAAATATAATAGAGCTAGTGTAGGTGTTTATCGTATTGTTAATGATGCTGATGTAAGTAATAAAAACTACAATATTACTATTGAAAATGGTTCATACACTATTAAGCAACGACGAGTGATGTTTGAGTGGGATGGTTATGAAAACCTTGTTTATACTGGAAATAAAGTTAATATAAAGGCTAATATAACTAATTTAGTACCAAAAGATAGTTTGAAAAGAACGTATGATTATGATGATTGCAATCTTCTTGTTGCGAATGGAAGAAAAATTAATGCTGGAACATATCAAGCTTTAATTGTTCGACTAATTGGTAAAGATTCAAGTAATTATTATGTTGAAAAAGGTATTAATTTAGGGCAAGTGTATACAATTGATAAAGCAAGTCCAAGTGTAGTTTTCCCAAATGAAGCTGTTATTACTTATGGACAAAGTGTTGATAAAGCTATTTTTGATGGAAGTGAGTCAAGTTCGGTTTCTGGTGATTTCTTCTTTGTGAAAAGTGATGATAAACCAAATGCTGGAATTGAAACTAGAGAAATGTATTTTGATGCTAAAGATATGAATAATTATAATCGTGTTTTAGGAAACACAAAATTGATTATTGAGCAAGCTGCACCAAAGATTCCTAGTGGGTTTTCAGCAAAAATAGGTAGCAATGAAAAATTACCTTTATTAAAAACGTTTATCTTACCAAAAGGATGGACTTGGAAAAATCCAAATCAAAGTGTTAAAAAAGGTACATATGCTTATAAAGCAAATTATCATGATGATAATGGTAATTATTTTGATATGATTGATGTTGATATTAATGTTAAAATAACACAAGATTCTAGTGATAAAAATCCAGATAAAAAACCACCTAAAACTGGTTCTGAATATGGATCGTATGTTTTAACTTTGTCGTATTTTATCACAATGTTAAGTGTCTATGCTTTTGTATCAAAAAAATCAAAGCAATAA
- a CDS encoding hypothetical protein (product_source=Hypo-rule applied; cath_funfam=3.30.370.10; superfamily=52038), which translates to MENNVYIITKSKIEKKFKKIKCNTFVVKIEGDKIQNERDLYCEMVEKFNLPNNVVEENGINYDVYNDWMTDLTWMNSDESILLIVNNYYKLLDSNKTSRDFFTKRLVNHILPFWEEEVVHTVVGGKRRNFNVYLVVDDDE; encoded by the coding sequence ATGGAAAATAATGTTTATATTATTACAAAAAGCAAAATTGAAAAAAAATTTAAAAAAATAAAGTGCAATACTTTTGTTGTTAAAATAGAAGGTGACAAAATACAAAATGAGAGAGATTTATACTGTGAAATGGTGGAAAAATTTAATTTACCTAATAATGTGGTCGAAGAAAATGGAATTAATTATGATGTTTACAATGATTGGATGACAGATTTGACGTGGATGAATAGTGACGAATCTATTCTACTAATTGTTAATAATTATTATAAATTATTAGATAGTAATAAAACATCAAGAGATTTTTTTACTAAAAGACTAGTTAATCATATACTTCCATTTTGGGAGGAGGAAGTTGTTCATACTGTTGTGGGTGGAAAGAGAAGAAACTTTAATGTTTACTTAGTTGTTGATGATGATGAGTAA
- a CDS encoding hypothetical protein (product_source=Hypo-rule applied; cath_funfam=3.30.370.10; superfamily=54277), giving the protein MNNNMYVISSEKILEIKRNIKKEVFVVEIYSKKIENEKELYYEMMYKFDLTDDFIYKKRIIYDAYIDWMTDLTWIEESKDVCLIIYDFFKLIKIGVDEVNLFIDMFVTNILPFWEEEVIHTVVEGKRRRFNVYLVVNDDE; this is encoded by the coding sequence ATGAATAATAACATGTATGTAATAAGTAGTGAGAAAATTTTGGAAATAAAGAGAAATATCAAAAAAGAAGTATTCGTTGTAGAAATATACAGTAAAAAAATTGAAAATGAAAAAGAATTATATTATGAAATGATGTATAAATTTGATTTAACTGATGATTTTATATATAAAAAACGTATTATCTATGATGCATATATTGATTGGATGACTGATCTAACATGGATTGAGGAAAGTAAAGATGTATGTTTAATTATATATGATTTTTTCAAATTAATTAAAATTGGAGTTGATGAAGTAAATTTATTTATTGACATGTTTGTAACAAATATTTTACCTTTTTGGGAAGAAGAGGTTATTCATACAGTTGTAGAAGGAAAAAGAAGAAGGTTTAATGTTTATCTGGTTGTAAATGACGATGAGTGA
- a CDS encoding hypothetical protein (product_source=Hypo-rule applied; cath_funfam=3.30.450.40; superfamily=57716) — protein sequence MNEFIVDSLTFESKVGGFFNDNKYNDFLSFESFYIQKQAKDVIFNLNILKIYNKKYYHLNYEKGSYFEKIPFIKRKKINYHFEYSDLDFYIEDSDFKRMKTYASMSRIDYSSRKRTDNFFKQTKKQEIIFESHNINRVSFLLEYDVIAYFICRSDNGLNEFVAYNYVNDIVKLEYNKNILYKNLDKGDAIVKVKSKEETCIKNKKAENIKYKYMFYINNDLYCEIIILSPMYIATDKALRIEKRHGDDFIGKEIFSWEKHLKFIDLYTDKVL from the coding sequence ATGAATGAGTTCATAGTTGATAGCTTAACTTTTGAAAGTAAGGTTGGTGGATTTTTCAATGATAATAAATATAATGATTTTTTATCATTTGAAAGCTTTTATATTCAAAAACAAGCAAAGGATGTTATATTTAATCTAAATATATTGAAAATTTACAATAAAAAGTATTATCATCTAAATTATGAAAAAGGTAGTTATTTTGAAAAAATACCATTTATAAAAAGAAAAAAAATTAATTACCATTTTGAATATAGTGATTTAGATTTTTATATTGAAGATAGTGATTTTAAAAGAATGAAAACTTATGCTTCAATGTCAAGAATTGATTATAGTAGCAGAAAAAGAACTGATAATTTTTTTAAGCAAACAAAAAAACAGGAAATTATTTTTGAAAGCCATAATATTAATAGAGTATCATTTTTGTTAGAATACGATGTTATCGCGTATTTTATTTGTAGAAGTGATAATGGATTAAATGAATTTGTTGCATATAATTATGTTAATGATATAGTGAAACTAGAATATAATAAGAATATACTATATAAAAACTTAGATAAAGGTGATGCTATTGTAAAAGTTAAATCAAAAGAGGAAACATGCATAAAAAATAAGAAAGCTGAAAATATTAAATATAAATATATGTTTTATATTAATAATGATTTATATTGTGAAATCATAATATTATCTCCAATGTATATAGCTACAGACAAAGCATTAAGGATAGAAAAAAGGCATGGTGATGATTTTATTGGTAAAGAAATATTTTCATGGGAAAAACATTTGAAATTTATAGATTTATATACTGATAAAGTTTTATAA
- a CDS encoding hypothetical protein (product_source=Hypo-rule applied; superfamily=52980; transmembrane_helix_parts=Inside_1_112,TMhelix_113_132,Outside_133_141): MEKIINSNDFNNMLEGFCETKVIEYNFDIVKKEFSILLENVYEDDKDVKHKIELKNVGAIFYDDDDISEEEKIEFNDDFWLEFSEFAFLNKENQNEMIFKFLNRENYHRKFNVAIVFWYGINIFLYAQIMVINGVSYDLTI, translated from the coding sequence ATGGAAAAAATAATTAATAGTAATGATTTTAATAATATGTTAGAAGGTTTTTGTGAAACAAAAGTTATTGAATATAATTTTGATATTGTAAAGAAAGAATTTTCAATATTGCTAGAGAATGTATATGAAGATGATAAAGATGTTAAACACAAAATAGAATTGAAAAATGTTGGTGCAATATTTTATGATGATGATGATATTAGTGAAGAAGAAAAAATTGAATTTAATGATGATTTTTGGTTAGAATTTAGCGAATTTGCTTTTTTAAACAAAGAAAATCAAAATGAAATGATTTTCAAATTTTTAAATAGAGAAAATTATCATCGTAAATTTAATGTTGCTATCGTTTTTTGGTATGGAATAAATATATTTCTTTATGCTCAAATAATGGTAATAAATGGAGTTAGTTATGATCTAACAATATAG
- a CDS encoding hypothetical protein (product_source=Hypo-rule applied; superfamily=56784), with translation MIKIENFYVEDLTFLIFCNRHSNKEVFSDSLALEDYQKREGKYVDIRLRKLKIFNKNYYSIDFNENFKHIENRFAICRGKTDISFKYKSHYFILNDSYFKRMKTSKVTEKFDYYYQKRSNKYFEKIDEDGMLLEWHYIDNISFWIEHDVISYSFRYTDDGFNKFIGYNYIDDILSFEYDKDVIENNFEKGNAVIKLIYRKINLNGEDFKSTNSEGYEYFFYINDDIYAKFILLSPMNRATENGMIFEKKEENDEFLHNEIFPWMNNFKMISL, from the coding sequence ATGATTAAAATTGAAAATTTCTATGTTGAAGATTTAACTTTTTTAATTTTTTGTAATAGACATTCTAATAAAGAAGTTTTTAGTGACTCATTAGCATTAGAAGATTACCAAAAAAGAGAAGGTAAATATGTTGATATCAGATTGAGAAAACTTAAAATATTTAATAAAAACTATTATAGTATTGATTTTAATGAAAATTTCAAACATATTGAAAATAGATTTGCTATTTGTAGAGGTAAAACTGATATATCATTTAAGTATAAAAGCCATTATTTTATATTAAATGATAGCTATTTTAAAAGAATGAAGACGAGTAAAGTGACAGAAAAGTTTGACTATTATTATCAAAAAAGAAGTAATAAATATTTTGAAAAAATTGATGAAGATGGAATGCTACTTGAGTGGCATTATATAGACAATATTAGTTTTTGGATTGAACATGATGTAATTTCTTATAGTTTTAGATATACTGATGATGGGTTTAATAAATTTATTGGATATAATTATATAGATGATATTCTAAGCTTTGAATATGATAAAGATGTTATAGAAAATAATTTCGAAAAAGGAAATGCAGTTATTAAGCTTATATATAGAAAAATAAACCTAAATGGTGAAGATTTTAAGTCAACAAACTCTGAAGGATATGAGTATTTTTTCTACATTAATGATGATATATATGCGAAATTCATTTTGTTATCTCCGATGAATCGTGCAACAGAGAACGGAATGATTTTCGAAAAAAAAGAAGAAAATGATGAGTTTTTACATAATGAAATTTTTCCTTGGATGAATAATTTTAAAATGATCAGTTTATAA